In Pirellulales bacterium, the DNA window TCGCCCCGGCCTTGCCGGCCGACGCGCGGATCGACGCGCGGATACGCCGGCGGTTCGACTTCGAACTCACGGCCGACCAGCAGCAGGCGATTGCCGACATCGCGCGCGACATGGCCCAAACGGTACCGATGAATCGACTGCTCCAAGGGGACGTCGGCTCGGGCAAGACGGTCGTGGCCGTATACGCGATGCTCCTGACCGTGGCGCATGGGCACCAGGCGGCGCTCATGGCGCCGACCGAGGTCCTCGCGCGCCAGCATTTTCGCAACCTCGAACGCTTGCTGGCCGGCAGCCAGGTGCGCTGCGGGCTGCTCCTGGGGTCGTTGCCTGCGGCACGGCGCGCGGCCGTGCTCGCAGCAGTCGCTGCGGGCGAAATCCAGCTCCTGGTGGGTACCCAAGCGATCGTGCAAGGCGAGGTGCTGTTTTCGCGGTTGGGCCTCGTGGTGATCGACGAGCAGCACAAATTCGGCGTCCTGCAGCGGGCCAGTTTGAAACAAGCGGGGCCTGATCCGCATTACCTGGTCATGACGGCCACACCCATCCCGCGGACGATCGCGATGACCCTGTTCGGCGATCTCGACGTCTCGACCTTGCGCCAGGCGCCGCCGGGGCGGCAGCCGGTGCACACCTACCTGGCCACGGCCGAGCAGCGCGCGCCGTGGTGGGAATTCGTCCGCAAGCAACTGCGCACCGGACGCCAGGGCTACGTCGTCGCACCGCTGGTCGACGAGTCGGACGAGCTCGAAGCCAAGAGCGTCGAAACGCTTTACGAGGAACTGACCGACGGCGAGTTGGCGGCCTTTCGCGTGGGCATGATCCACGGTCGAATGACCGCGCCGGAAAAAGAGGCCGTCATGGAATCGTTCGCAGCCGGCCGCACGCAAGTGCTCGTGTCGACGACGGTCATCGAAGTCGGCGTCGATGTGCCGAACGCCACGCTGATGACGATCGAAGCCGGCGAACGGTTTGGCCTGTCGCAACTGCACCAATTGCGCGGCCGCGTCAGCCGCGGTTCTTTTCCCGGTTATTGCTGCGTGTTCGCCGATCCGACGACCGACGAAGGCCGCCAGCGGCTCGATGCCTTCGTCAAGACGACCGACGGCTTCGAGTTGGCCGAGCTCGACTTCCGCCTCCGCGGACCCGGCGACCTGCTGGGCACGCGCCAACACGGCGTACCGCCGCTACGGATTGCCGATCTCGAGCGCGATACCGAACTGCTGACCGAGGCGCGGCGCGATGCGCTCGATCTGGTGGCGGCCGATCCCGGTCTCGCGAGGCCCGAACACGAGCGGCTGCGCAAAATGGTGCTGGTTCGCTACGGGCGCGTGCTCGAACTGGGCGACGTCGGCTGATCGGCCGCCGCCGCCAGGCGTGCGGTCAGCGCCGCGGCCGCAGCACGCGGGTCAGCGGCGTTCCAGATCGCCCCGCTCACGGCGACCCGCACAATGCCGGTCTGTAGCACCTGGTCGAGATTCGCCGCGTCGATGCCGCCAATGGCAAATGCCGGCAAGCCAAGCTCCGCGGCGACCGCCACCAGCAGCTCCAGGCCCGTGAATGCAGCAAAACTCTTGGTCGTCGACGCAAAGGTTGGCCCCACGCCAATGTAATCGGCGCCGTCGAGCACCGCTGCGCGCGCCTGCTCGATCGAATGCGTGGAAACGCCGATCATGCAGCGCGGACCGACGACGTTCCTCGCGTCCTTCACGGACAAGTCCTCTTGTCCGAGGTGCACGCCATCGGCACGAGCCAGTCGCGAGATGTCGGCACGGTCGTTGACGATCGCCAAGGTGTCGGCGTCACGGGTCAGCTCGCGCAATATCTGGGCGCGCGCCAGCAGCTCGCGATCGTCTAAGTCCTTGGCGCGCAACTGGACGCAGCCAACGCCCACCGCGACGAGCAGAGCGACTCGGTCGGCGAACGACTCCGCGGACGCCGCACCGTCGGTCAGCACGTACAACCGCGCTGCGGCCAGTCTTTGCCGGGCATCGTGCGTCGTCAGCAGGGCCTTTTCCAGGGTGTAGGCGCGGTAGCGCAGCGACTCACAGGCTGCGGCCGCAGCCGGCGCGGTCAGCTTCCCATATTCCTCCAAGCTGCGCAGTGCTTCTTCAATGCGCTTGAAATTGCTGACGAGCACCGCGGCGACATCCGAGCGGAGCAACTCGCCGGGTGTGCTGACCGTCGTGCCGACATCCTGCCGCGTCTCGCGGTTGGCCAGCAGATCGCGCGGTCCCCACGCCTCGAGCGCCGCCGCGAGATCGTGCCGCAGTCGTTTGAGCTCGCCGGTGAGAAATCGATCGTCGAGCCCAAACCGGGCATAGTCCTCGACCACGCGCAGCCCTTCGCGGGCACGGTTGGCCGCCGCGTCGATGATCCGCAAGGCGGTGTTGCCCGACTCCGGCGCCGGGGAATCGAGCATGAGCGGCTGCGACAAGGCCGGTTCGAGTTCGGCGTCGTGATAGCGGCTGCCAATCCGCCGGGCAAGTTCGTCCGCGGCAAACCCGGCATCGGCCAGCCAAAGGGCCGTTTCGTCCTCGCTGGCTACGATGCCCAGGAGCAAATGCTCCGTGGCCCAAGCCTCGTCGGTGGCCTGCTGACCTAACCACAAAATGGCTGCGCGAAAGACCCCGCGAACCGCTGTGGTATCCGGCGTAACACCAAGGCGCGGGGGCACCTGCACGAGATCGGGCCAGCGTTGCAGGACCGCCGCGCTGTCGATCGCACGTTCGTCAAGCCAAAGCGCTGCCCGGCATTCCGACTCGGACAAGAGCCCTAGTAACAACTCGGGCGAGCCTATTTCGCCGGCCGAGTGCGAACGTGTCCAACAGGACGCGGCCTGCAGGGCACGCTCGACAGCGGGAGTGATCGAACGGGGCAACACGACGGCTGATGCTGGGCTGTGGGTCCGCAGTGGCAACTTGGAAAGTCAGGCGAGCTGGATAATAGGATACCGCCGAGTGCTCCGACGTCGCTCTGGGACGCGACCGCGCGACACCACAGTCGATGCGTAGGCGTGCACGTCGCGACTCACTTATTTCTAAGTGTAAGCATGCCAGACGGTTGCCTTGATCCCCCCGGTCGCGAAGAGTAGAATTCCGCAGCCGATGGAGCGGTACGAGCTGCGCGTAAAGGACGGAGCCGATGGAAGGTACGCAAGAGCGGGGTCATACCTGGGTCAGCTACCTCTGGCCCGGGTTGCCGCAATTGTGGTGGGATGGAGAACGCTCGGGCTTGGCTTTGGCCCTGGCGGCGGCCGTTCTGCTCAATCTGGCACTCGCTACGACGCTGGTCTGGACCGAACTTCTCTCGTCCTCGGCGCGGCTCTTGGTTTGGACGGCCGTTGGTGCCGTTTGGATCGGTTCCTCCGTTCTTTCCGCGCGATGGTGGCGACAACACCGCGCCGGACGCCCGGAAACGGTTCGGCACTTGTTCCGCCAGTCCTTGGATCAATACTTACAGGGGCATTGGGTCGAAGCCGAAGGGCTATTGGCCCGGCTGCTGGTCGCGGCGCCCCACGACGGCGATGCGCGGCTGCTGCTGGCCACGCTCTTCCGCCACACCTACCGATACGATCAGGCCCGCGCACAACTCGAGCGGCTCCGCGGTTGTCCGGGACACGAAAAATGGAGCTGGGAAATCGCCCAAGAGTTCCGACAACTTGAGGAAGTGGCCGCCCCCGGCGCTCAACCAGGCGTGACGCCAACCGACACGGCCCCCGCCATGAACCAAGCGGAAGCGGAACCGTAAGAAACTGACAACACCCCTAGTTCAATCCAATACCACCCCCACACCCCACCAACTCACTCCGTCAGGCACTCGACAGCCCGCCCCACAATCCGAACAATCCGCACTATACCTGAAGCACCTGCAGACGCTTGAGCGATCGCCGTGCCGCAGGCGAAGAGGGAGACGACGATGTACGAACGATTCACCGACCGCGCCCGCAAGGTGATGCAACTGGCCAACCAGGAGGCGCAGCGCTTCAACCACGAATACATCGGCACCGAGCATGTGCTGCTGGGCCTGATCAAGGAAGGCAGTGGCGTGGCCGCCAACGTGCTCAAGAACCTCGACGTCGATCTGCGCAAGATCCGTCTCGAGGTCGAGAAGCTCGTGCAGAGCGGCCCCGACATGGTCACCATGGGCAAGCTGCCGCAGACGCCGCGCGCCAAGAAGGTGATCGAGTACGCCATGGAGGAAGCGCGGAACCTGAACCACAACTACGTCGGCACCGAGCACATCCTGCTGGGCTTGCTGCGCGAGCAGGAAGGCGTCGCCGCCCAGGTGTTGATGAATCTTGGCCTGAAGCTCGAAGAGGTCCGCGAGGAGGTGTTGAATCTGCTCGGCCACGGCATCGAGAGCGAAGGCAACGAACGCAACCCGGGCGGGGGCGCCGCGGGTGCCTCTGGCCAGACTGGCGAATCGTCGAAGGCCGGCCGCTCGAAGACGCCCGCTTTGGACAGCTTCGGCCGCGACCTGACCGAGCTCGCGCGGCAAAGCAAGCTCGACCCCGTGATCGGGCGCGAGAAGGAGATTGAACGGGCGATCCAGATTCTCTGCCGCCGCACGAAGAACAACCCCGTACTGCTGGGCGAGGCCGGCGTCGGCAAGACGGCGATCGTCGAAGGCTTCGCACAACGCATCGTCGACGGCAACGTGCCCGAAATCCTGGCCGATCGCCGAGTGGTGGTGCTCGACCTGGCCATGATGGTCGCCGGCACGAAGTATCGCGGTCAATTCGAGGAACGCATCAAGGCCGTGATGAACGAGGTTCGTCGGGCCAAGAACACGATCCTGTTTATCGACGAGCTGCACACGCTGGTCGGCGCCGGCGGCGCCGAAGGGGCGATCGACGCCTCGAACGTGCTCAAGCCCGCCTTGGCGCGCGGCGAAATCCAGTGCATCGGCGCGACGACCCTCGACGAGTATCGCAAATACATCGAGAAGGACAGCGCGCTGGATCGCCGCTTCCAGATCATCCTGGTCGAGCCCTCGACCAAGGCCGAAACGATCGAAATCCTCAAGGGGCTCCGCGATCGTTACGAGACGCATCACCGCGTGCAAATCACCGACGACGCGATTGAGTCGGCCGTCGAACTCTCGGGCCGTTACATCACCGGCCGCTGCCTGCCCGACAAGGCCATCGACGTAATCGACGAAGCCGGCGCGCGGGTGCGTCTGCGGGCGATGACGCGTCCGCCCGATCTCAAGGAGATCGACGAAGAAGTCGAACGGCTGAACAAGGAGAAGGAAGAGGCCGTCGCCAATCAGGACTTCGAGCGGGCCGCGCAGCTCCGCGATCAGGCCGACAAGCTCAAGAAGAAGAAGCAGACGATTACCCGCGAATGGCGCGACAAGTCGCGCGAGGCCGACGGCGTGGTCGACGAGGAAGTCATCGCCGAGGTCGTTTCGAAGATGACCGGCATCCCGCTCACGCGGATGACCACCGAAGATTCGCTGCGCCTCATGGACATGGAAAAGGACCTGCACAAGCGGGTCGTGAGCCAGCACCAGGCGGTCGAACGCGTGGCCAAGGCCGTGCGCCGCAGCCGCAGCGGGCTCAAGGATCCCAAGCGGCCCACCGGGGCGTTCATCTTCGCCGGTCCGACCGGCGTCGGGAAAACGTTGCTGGCCAAGGCGCTGGCCGAATTCATGTTCGGCGACGAAGACGCGCTGATCCAGATCGACATGAGCGAATACATGGAGAAGCACAACGTCAGCCGATTGATCGGCGCCCCGCCGGGCTACGTCGGCTTCGAAGAAGGTGGTCAATTGACCGAGAAGATTCGGCGCCGGCCGTACGCGGTCGTGCTGCTCGACGAGATCGAGAAGGCCCATCCCGACGTGTTCAACATGTTGCTACAGGTCATGGAAGAGGGCCGGTTGACGGACAGCTTCGGCCGCAATGTCGACTTCCGCAACACGATCATCATCATGACCACCAACGCCGGTGCCGAGGCGATCAAGAACGAGTCGTCCTTCGGCTTCCAACGGCCCGACAACGACGCCTCGTACGACAGCATGAAGGAACGCGTGAACGAGCGGATCGAGCGCGTGTTCCGGCCCGAGTTCCTCAACCGCGTGGACGACGTGATCGTGTTCCGTCACCTGGCGCCTGAGGACTTGAAGGAAGTCATCGACATGGAGTTGTCCAAGGTCCGGCAACGTCTGTCCGAGCGCGGTATTTCGCTCACGCTGACCGACGAGGCCAAGCAGTTCCTGATCAAGAAGGGCTCGAACCTCGACTTCGGCGCACGGCCCTTGCGTCGCGCGATCGAGAATTACGTCGAAGACCCGCTCTCTGAAGAGCTGCTCAAGGGCGAATTCCAAGGGAAAGATCGGGTGACGGTCGACATCAAGGAAGTCGGCGGACGCAAGCAACTGCAATTCATCGGCTCGGTCGGCGAGCCGGCCGAGGCCGTGGCCACCGCCGGCACCGGGGGCGGTGAAGGCACTGCCAGCAATCCGCCCGCCCAAGGCTGACCCCGGGCGCCCGCGCTCCTCACCAGCGGACACTCATCAGGCCGCCCGGCGAAATGTCGGGCGGCCTGTTGCTTGCGCCGGCAAGGTTTTCGCGCCTTACCTCAACGGGTCATTCGCCCAAGTCGCAAGAATCGTTACGATCGATTCAAGACCCCGGGATGTCGTGTCGAAACTAGGGACCGGCGCGCCCGGAGTGCGCCCGTGCCTGCATGCACTGCTGGTGAACCATGGCCACTGCCCGCCGCTCTCCGCCCAGTACCGCCGCTTCGTGGCAGCCGATTCAGGCCACGATCGATTGGATTGCGCGGTTCGGCGAGCTGCTGCTCAACTGGGTGGCCGCGATCGGCGACGTTTCGGTCTTCATCATGCGGACCTGCGTCTGGCTGCTCACACGGCTGCCCTGCCGCGAGACATTGCTGCCGAATTTCTACCAGATCGGCGTGCTCAGTCTCCCGGTGATTGCGTTGACGGGCACGTTCATCGGCATGGTGCTCGCCGTGCAAAGCTACGACCAATTCCGCTTGATCGGCATGGAAACTCGCCTGGGCGCGGTGATCAATCTGACGCTCGTCCGCGAGCTGGGCCCCGTGCTGGCGGCCACGATGCTCGCTGGGCGCGTCGGCAGCGCGATGGCCGCCGAGTTGGGCACGATGCGAGTCACCGAACAGATCGACGCGCTGGCCAGCATGGGCGCCAACCCGATCCATTACCTCGTCGTGCCGCGTTTCCTGGGCTGCCTCGTGCTGATCCCGTCGCTGACGATCATGGCCGACTTCATGGGCATCGTCGGCGGCTTCTTTTACAGCAGCATCCTCCTGGGGATCGACTCGCACCACTATTGGAGCAACACGCACAAGCTGGTCGGCGTGTTCGACCTGTTTGCCGGCGTATTCAAGAGCCTGTCGTTCGGGGCGGCCATTGCCCTGATCAGTTGCCACCGGGGCTTCAATTGCGATCCGGGCGCCGAAGGCGTGGGCCGTGCCGCGACCGGCGCATTCGTCTATTCGTTCGTCGTCATCCTGCTGTTGGACCTGGGTCTGGGCATCCTCCTGAACGGCATTTACTACACGCTGTGGCCCGAGGCCGGCAAACTGATCTGAACCGGTCCTCCAGGGCACTTCGCCATGCACACACCGCACTCAACCGACGAACGCCCACTCGTGGAAATCCGCGATCTGCATGTCACGTTTGGACGGCAGCCGGTGCTGCGCAAGATTGACCTGGGGATTCCGCGCGGACAGACCTTGGCGGTCATCGGCGAGAGCGGCTGCGGCAAGACCGTGCTGATGAAGACGATCATCGGCCTGGTGCGACCGACGTCCGGCGAGGTGTTGTTCGACGGACGCAATCTGAACCGCTTGGCCGATCGCGAACTCACCGAGCAGCGCATGCGCTTCGGCTTCGTGTTCCAGGGCGCGGCGCTGTTCGACAGCATGAGCGTGGCACAGAACGTCGCCTTTCCGTTGCGCCAACACACCTCGAAGAGCGATCGCCAGATCAGCGAGGTCGTCAATTCCCGGCTGACCGAGGTGGGCCTGCCGCTCGCTGTGCGCAACAAGAAGCCGGCCGAGTTGTCCGGCGGCATGCGCAAACGCGTGGGCCTGGCCCGCGCGCTGGTGCTCGAGCCCGAGATCATTCTCTACGATGAGCCGACGACGGGGCTCGACCCGATCATGAGCGACGTCATCAACGAGCTGATGATCCGCACGAAAGAAAACAACCCGGTGACGAGCGTGATCGTAACGCACGACATGCACTCGGCCCGCAAGGTGGCTGACCGGATTGTCATGCTGTACCCGCTGGCACGGCTGCGCCCGGACGAGTCGCAGGTGATCTTTGACGATCGCCCGCGCGAAATCGATCGCGCCGCGGACCGGCGCGTCGGGCAGTTTGTACGAGGTGAAGCCGGCGAGCGATTGATGGAAATGAGCGAGAGCCAAATGCAATCCCTGGAGCAGGTCGGCACCTGAATGCACGCTTCCCTGGCGCCGGCATTGCTGTCAGCGCATCGGGGAGACACGGGTCATGGCAGCGGGCGCGATCCCGCCGCCCCTGGGCCGCGTAGAATCGAATAGTCATGGATGATCGCGTCGTACAATTTCGTGTCGGGGTGATGGTGCTCGCCACGTTGGGCATCACGGCGATTCTCGTCGTGTTGCTCGGCGGCCGGCCGACACTCGGGCTGAGCACGTACCCGATCGTCATGAATTTCCGGCAGGCTCCCGGCGTCACGGCCGATACGCCTGTGCGCAAGAGCGGCATTCTCATCGGCCGCGTCACGCGGACCTGGTTCGCCGATGACGGCAGCGTCAACGTCCGCGCCGAGATCTATTCGAACGTCAAGCTGCACGGCAACGACCGGCCGCGCATCACGTCGACCTTGCTCGGCGACGGTGCCTTGGAATTCACCGTGGTCGACGACAGCAAGCTGCGCGATCCCAAGCTGAAAGACCAGATCATCCCGCCGAACTCGATCATCGCCGGCAGCGTGACCAGCGATCCCTTGGCGGTGTTGGGCAACATCGAAGGCGACCTGACGTCGGCGATTACGTCGATCGCGCGGACCAGCGATCAGATCGGTCGTCTGGCCGGCGAAGTGGCCGACCTGGTCGAAGGCAATCGCGAGCAGTTCTCACGCGTGGCCGACAAGCTCGAGGTAACGCTGGGCAGCGTCGAATCGGCAGCCGGCGGCGCCCGGCAGGTGCTGGGCGACGAAGAGCTCCAGGAAAACCTGCGCGCCACGATCAAGGAATTCCCGGCCGTGCTGCAGGACTTTCGCGACACGATCAAGCAGGCACAGCAGTCGATCGCCAGCCTCGAACGAAATCTGACCAACTTCGAGGGTCTCACCCGGCCGCTCGGCGAACGGGGCGAAGAAATCGTCGGCAACATTCAACAGGCCAGCAGCCGCTTCAACTCGCTGCTCGACGAGCTGACCCAATTCACCCGCTCGATCAGCCAATCGCAGGGCTCGTTGGGTATGTTGCTGAACGACCAGGACCTGTACCACAACCTGAACCAGGCGGCCGAGAACCTGAATTACGTGCTGCAGGAAACCCGGCCCGTGCTGCGCGATGTGCGCGTGGTGACCGACCGCGTGGCCCGGGAGGGCGTTCTGCACAGCGAACTGCAGCGCCGTAGCGGCGTAAAATAGCCGCTTAGATTAGTAAGGCGAGCCCGACCGCGGCTGCTGCGGCGTGACCGACGGCGGCGCTGGTACCACGGGTGGCGGAGCGAAATTCCCATTCGGCGCGGCCAGCGGTGCCGTGCCATTGGACGGCGCCTGCAGCAGGGGCGCCGGTGCCTGAAGCTGCGGCGCTGCCGGTGGCGGCGAAAGCGCCGGCGGCAACAAGCTCCGTGGTCCTGGCGGCACCAATTGCGGTGGCGCCGGGGCAGGGGCGGGCAAAGGCAGCGTGCCGCTAGGGAGCGGTGCGCCAACCGGCGCGCTCGATGCGGCGCTGGCTCGTGTCACTTGGCGCAGATTCTCGGCCCGGCCGAGCAATTGATCGCTGGGCACGATGACCTGCGGCACCAATTGATAGTCGAGCACGCGTTCGTCGCGAATCTCCCAAGGCACGAGGTTCTCGCTGACGAACTCGGCCACCGGGTATTCGTACCAGGGAGTCTTGATCGGCTGCTGGACTGTCAGTGTTTCATAGCCGTCTTTGACGAGGCGGATCTTGCGCGTGCCGTAGTAGATGTAGTCGGTCGCTACCGGCGTGGTGCCGATCTCGTAATCGTCGATGTAGACAAGCGCCCCCGGCGGGTTGCTACGGACCGTCAGCCGGCGCTGGACGCAGCCCGGTGCGGCGCAGACCAGGCTGGCAACCGCGAACACCATCGCGCAACGGCCAAGGGCCGGACGTCGAGGGGCGGGCGGCGACGTAAAACGACGGCTCGTCATGACGCAGGTCGCGTACGGATTTCGGCGGGGCGAATGCCCAAAAAGACAGGCCACGGGCGTTCCCCAGACCAAGCGGTATACCGCTTGACCGGGACCGTGGGGTGGCGGAGTATAGCGAGCCCCGCGACGGGAACCTAGACCGACCCCGTAAGACGCTCCCCGCGTTGCTATCCCGCGTTGCGCTGCGGGGCTACAATAGCAGCGATGGCGTGCGCCAGTCGTTGCCCGCAGGGGCATTTTGCGACGACGGCCGTGGCAGTTGGACGTTCGACATGCATCAGCCGGCTCCAGAATGGAACCACGGAATCGACTACGCCACGGCGAGCGACATCGGGCTGCGACGCACGAATAACCAAGACTCGCACGTTGTCGTCCTGGCCGGCACGCCCGAAATCTATGCCCAACGCGGCCATTTGTTCATGGTGGCCGACGGGATGGGCGCACACGCCGCCGGCGAATTGGCCAGCAAGCTGGCCACGGATAGCGTGCCGCACGCCTACCTGAAACTCGTCGATGCTGCGCCACCCGAGGCGTTGCGTGGTGCCGTCGTCGAGGCCAATCACGAGATTCATGGCCGTGGCCAGGCCAACGTCGAGTTTCACGGCATGGGCACCACGGCCACGACGCTCGTGTTGCTGCCGCAGGGAGCGCTGGTCGCACACGTGGGCGACAGCCGCGTGTACCGACTTCGAGAGGACCGGCTCGAGCAGCTCTCGTTCGACCACAGCCTCGTCTGGGAAATGATCGCCAGCGGCCAGATTCCCAAGGACCAGGTGCCCGCATACGTGCCCAAGAACATCATCACCCGATCGCTGGGCCCCAGCGCCGAGGTGAATGTCGATATCGAGGGGCCGTTCCCCATTCAGTCGGGCGACACGTACCTGCTGTGCAGCGATGGCCTGACTGGGCAGGTAAGCGACGAAGAGTTGGGCACGCTGCTGGGATGCCTCTCGCCGAAAGAAGCGGTCCAGGCGCTGGTCGACCTGGCCAATCTGCGCGGCGGTCCGGACAACATCACGGTGATCGTCGTCCGGGTGATGTCGCTTCCGCCGACCGCCGTCAACGGCTGGCAAGTTGCCCCTCCCACCAGCACCAAGCGGGCCGCGAGCCAGCAGGTGCCCTTGGCCGTGTGGGTTGCCCTGCCCGCGGCGGCCGTCGCGGCGATCGTGTGCGCCCTGGCGCAGGCGCCGATTCCCGCGTTCATCGCCTTGGTCGTGGCCGTCGGCCTGGCCATTCTGGCGCTGGTGCGCCGCCTGGACGTGCCCGAGGGCCAGAGTGTGCCGCTTCCCGAAGGCCGGTACGGAGCCGGCCCGCACCGCACGCAAATCTGCC includes these proteins:
- the recG gene encoding ATP-dependent DNA helicase RecG — its product is MEPDPRTTPEPPLEPRSAADLLATPVQFLKGVGPRRAFLFERLGLRTALDVLFFFPRDYQDLSDLRRLDQLEEDVLVSVLGHVEDIDAKITRGGRSVLSVLLRDERGLMRALWFNLPYLRERFQVGQQVMFSGKPRLRENRWEMVHPRIQWIDDDDTPRGRILPVYPLTEGLNQGQLRRIVEGVLAQGVEVLDEVFPPEYLQAHWLAPLREALYEVHFPTSQESLARARRRFIYQELLVLQLALAVKRRQLHDTRIAPALPADARIDARIRRRFDFELTADQQQAIADIARDMAQTVPMNRLLQGDVGSGKTVVAVYAMLLTVAHGHQAALMAPTEVLARQHFRNLERLLAGSQVRCGLLLGSLPAARRAAVLAAVAAGEIQLLVGTQAIVQGEVLFSRLGLVVIDEQHKFGVLQRASLKQAGPDPHYLVMTATPIPRTIAMTLFGDLDVSTLRQAPPGRQPVHTYLATAEQRAPWWEFVRKQLRTGRQGYVVAPLVDESDELEAKSVETLYEELTDGELAAFRVGMIHGRMTAPEKEAVMESFAAGRTQVLVSTTVIEVGVDVPNATLMTIEAGERFGLSQLHQLRGRVSRGSFPGYCCVFADPTTDEGRQRLDAFVKTTDGFELAELDFRLRGPGDLLGTRQHGVPPLRIADLERDTELLTEARRDALDLVAADPGLARPEHERLRKMVLVRYGRVLELGDVG
- a CDS encoding thiamine phosphate synthase; translated protein: MLPRSITPAVERALQAASCWTRSHSAGEIGSPELLLGLLSESECRAALWLDERAIDSAAVLQRWPDLVQVPPRLGVTPDTTAVRGVFRAAILWLGQQATDEAWATEHLLLGIVASEDETALWLADAGFAADELARRIGSRYHDAELEPALSQPLMLDSPAPESGNTALRIIDAAANRAREGLRVVEDYARFGLDDRFLTGELKRLRHDLAAALEAWGPRDLLANRETRQDVGTTVSTPGELLRSDVAAVLVSNFKRIEEALRSLEEYGKLTAPAAAAACESLRYRAYTLEKALLTTHDARQRLAAARLYVLTDGAASAESFADRVALLVAVGVGCVQLRAKDLDDRELLARAQILRELTRDADTLAIVNDRADISRLARADGVHLGQEDLSVKDARNVVGPRCMIGVSTHSIEQARAAVLDGADYIGVGPTFASTTKSFAAFTGLELLVAVAAELGLPAFAIGGIDAANLDQVLQTGIVRVAVSGAIWNAADPRAAAAALTARLAAAADQPTSPSSSTRP
- a CDS encoding ATP-dependent Clp protease ATP-binding subunit produces the protein MYERFTDRARKVMQLANQEAQRFNHEYIGTEHVLLGLIKEGSGVAANVLKNLDVDLRKIRLEVEKLVQSGPDMVTMGKLPQTPRAKKVIEYAMEEARNLNHNYVGTEHILLGLLREQEGVAAQVLMNLGLKLEEVREEVLNLLGHGIESEGNERNPGGGAAGASGQTGESSKAGRSKTPALDSFGRDLTELARQSKLDPVIGREKEIERAIQILCRRTKNNPVLLGEAGVGKTAIVEGFAQRIVDGNVPEILADRRVVVLDLAMMVAGTKYRGQFEERIKAVMNEVRRAKNTILFIDELHTLVGAGGAEGAIDASNVLKPALARGEIQCIGATTLDEYRKYIEKDSALDRRFQIILVEPSTKAETIEILKGLRDRYETHHRVQITDDAIESAVELSGRYITGRCLPDKAIDVIDEAGARVRLRAMTRPPDLKEIDEEVERLNKEKEEAVANQDFERAAQLRDQADKLKKKKQTITREWRDKSREADGVVDEEVIAEVVSKMTGIPLTRMTTEDSLRLMDMEKDLHKRVVSQHQAVERVAKAVRRSRSGLKDPKRPTGAFIFAGPTGVGKTLLAKALAEFMFGDEDALIQIDMSEYMEKHNVSRLIGAPPGYVGFEEGGQLTEKIRRRPYAVVLLDEIEKAHPDVFNMLLQVMEEGRLTDSFGRNVDFRNTIIIMTTNAGAEAIKNESSFGFQRPDNDASYDSMKERVNERIERVFRPEFLNRVDDVIVFRHLAPEDLKEVIDMELSKVRQRLSERGISLTLTDEAKQFLIKKGSNLDFGARPLRRAIENYVEDPLSEELLKGEFQGKDRVTVDIKEVGGRKQLQFIGSVGEPAEAVATAGTGGGEGTASNPPAQG
- a CDS encoding ABC transporter permease, translated to MATARRSPPSTAASWQPIQATIDWIARFGELLLNWVAAIGDVSVFIMRTCVWLLTRLPCRETLLPNFYQIGVLSLPVIALTGTFIGMVLAVQSYDQFRLIGMETRLGAVINLTLVRELGPVLAATMLAGRVGSAMAAELGTMRVTEQIDALASMGANPIHYLVVPRFLGCLVLIPSLTIMADFMGIVGGFFYSSILLGIDSHHYWSNTHKLVGVFDLFAGVFKSLSFGAAIALISCHRGFNCDPGAEGVGRAATGAFVYSFVVILLLDLGLGILLNGIYYTLWPEAGKLI
- a CDS encoding ABC transporter ATP-binding protein translates to MHTPHSTDERPLVEIRDLHVTFGRQPVLRKIDLGIPRGQTLAVIGESGCGKTVLMKTIIGLVRPTSGEVLFDGRNLNRLADRELTEQRMRFGFVFQGAALFDSMSVAQNVAFPLRQHTSKSDRQISEVVNSRLTEVGLPLAVRNKKPAELSGGMRKRVGLARALVLEPEIILYDEPTTGLDPIMSDVINELMIRTKENNPVTSVIVTHDMHSARKVADRIVMLYPLARLRPDESQVIFDDRPREIDRAADRRVGQFVRGEAGERLMEMSESQMQSLEQVGT
- a CDS encoding MlaD family protein, which produces MDDRVVQFRVGVMVLATLGITAILVVLLGGRPTLGLSTYPIVMNFRQAPGVTADTPVRKSGILIGRVTRTWFADDGSVNVRAEIYSNVKLHGNDRPRITSTLLGDGALEFTVVDDSKLRDPKLKDQIIPPNSIIAGSVTSDPLAVLGNIEGDLTSAITSIARTSDQIGRLAGEVADLVEGNREQFSRVADKLEVTLGSVESAAGGARQVLGDEELQENLRATIKEFPAVLQDFRDTIKQAQQSIASLERNLTNFEGLTRPLGERGEEIVGNIQQASSRFNSLLDELTQFTRSISQSQGSLGMLLNDQDLYHNLNQAAENLNYVLQETRPVLRDVRVVTDRVAREGVLHSELQRRSGVK
- a CDS encoding PEGA domain-containing protein; translated protein: MVFAVASLVCAAPGCVQRRLTVRSNPPGALVYIDDYEIGTTPVATDYIYYGTRKIRLVKDGYETLTVQQPIKTPWYEYPVAEFVSENLVPWEIRDERVLDYQLVPQVIVPSDQLLGRAENLRQVTRASAASSAPVGAPLPSGTLPLPAPAPAPPQLVPPGPRSLLPPALSPPPAAPQLQAPAPLLQAPSNGTAPLAAPNGNFAPPPVVPAPPSVTPQQPRSGSPY
- a CDS encoding protein phosphatase 2C domain-containing protein, with protein sequence MRQSLPAGAFCDDGRGSWTFDMHQPAPEWNHGIDYATASDIGLRRTNNQDSHVVVLAGTPEIYAQRGHLFMVADGMGAHAAGELASKLATDSVPHAYLKLVDAAPPEALRGAVVEANHEIHGRGQANVEFHGMGTTATTLVLLPQGALVAHVGDSRVYRLREDRLEQLSFDHSLVWEMIASGQIPKDQVPAYVPKNIITRSLGPSAEVNVDIEGPFPIQSGDTYLLCSDGLTGQVSDEELGTLLGCLSPKEAVQALVDLANLRGGPDNITVIVVRVMSLPPTAVNGWQVAPPTSTKRAASQQVPLAVWVALPAAAVAAIVCALAQAPIPAFIALVVAVGLAILALVRRLDVPEGQSVPLPEGRYGAGPHRTQICQPNNSFVDKLHQVVQQLREAALEEKWEVDWSRFDDFQARALGAAEKKSYGEAVREFSHAISFMMSELRRQPPHQGLAS